The DNA window GCTCGGCAATCAGCAGCAGCGGATAGAAAAATAGCGTCGCCAGCACCAGCAGCGGTAGCAGCAGCCACAGAAAGGGCCGCAGGTTCAGGGGCGAGCGCACAAGCGTGAGCGTTTGCGACATCATTACACCTCGATCAGGACCGCATCATTGGGTTCAAAATAGAGCGCCAGCTTGTCGCCCGCACGCGGCAGCGGATCCACGTGGGTCATTACGATGCGTACCGCTTCCCCCGCGACGTCGCATACCAGGTGGGTCAAATCACCCTGCCAGTGCACCGACGTCAAGGTGACGTTAAGTCGGTTGCTGGTGGCCGTTCGCGGTGAGAGGCTCATATGCTGCGGGCGTATGCATAACAGCTTGTTGTTACCGTGCTGGCCGCCATAGCTGAAAGCATTAATCAGCCCGCCGCCGCAGCTGACGCTGACCAGCCCCGGCCCCGAAGTATCTTTCAGCGCCGTCGCCTGCAGGATATTGGCGCGCCCGAGAAACTCAGCGGCAAAGCGGTTGGGGGGATAGTGGTAGAGCTGGTGGGTTTCGCCGTGGGCAATCAGCGAACCATCTTTCATGATGCCAATCTTGTCTGCCAGGGTCAGGGCTTCGGTCTGATCGTGGGTGACGTAGAGAATCGTTAGTTCCGGCAGTTCGCGGTGCAGGCGGGCGATTTCCTCCACCATGTTATGGCGGATTTGCGCATCCAGCGCCGAGAGCGGTTCATCGAGCAACAGTACTCGTGGGCGCACGGCGATAGCGCGGGCAATGGCGACGCGTTGCTGCTGGCCGCCTGAGAGCTGATGCGGATAACGGCTGGCGTAATCCGCCATACCAACGATTTTCAGCGCTTCGTTGACTCGCTCGGCGATCAGCGCTTTCGACTGTTTCTGCGCCCGCAGGCCAAAAGCAACGTTATCTTCCACCTTCATATGCGGGAAAAGGGCGTAGTTTTGCACCACCATCCCGAGGCCGCGTTTATACGGCGGCAGATGAGTGACGTCGGTGTCGCCAATCAAAATTCGACCACCCGCGGGCTGTACAAATCCGGCTATCGCCCGCAGCACTGTGGTTTTCCCGGAACCAGAGGGGCCAATCAGCGCCAGCACTTCGCCCGGTTCAATGGTCAATGACAGCGGCTTTAGCACCACGTTGCCGTGATAAGAAACGCGCAGCGAGTCGAGGATAATCCCGGTGGTTCCCGCCAATAATGGGGTGTGAGAGGCAGTCGTTTTCATCAACATCACGCTTACTCGCTGTCCGTCACTTGATGCCAGCGGGCAATATCCGCCGACAGTGAAACCGCAACATCGTCCCAGTTCGGTTCCCAGCTTTTCACGCCGTCGAGCGCCTCTTTCGCCGCTTTAAAGTTAGCGTCTTCCGGTGCCACATCGCTGCGTATCGGCAACCCCCAGGAGAGCGCGCTGACGCTGGTCTGAGCCGGTTTATCGAGCAGGAAGTTAATCAACTTTTTGCCGTTTTCGCTGTTCGGACCGTTCTGTACCAGGCCGACGGTGTAGGGCAGCGCCAGCGCGCTACGTTCGCCTTTCGCGTCTGCTGGCCAGAAAATTTGTACGTTCGGGTTACGCGCCATCTGCGACAGGTTCATTTGCAGGTCACCGTTAGCGACGTACAACTCGCCTTTGTTGACCAGCGCGGTCAGCTTGCCGGTCGAAGCCGACGGGCCAACGTTGTTCGCCTGAAGTTTGCCGAGATAGTCGAAACCCGCGTCTTTGCTACCGAGGCTGTGGAACGCCTGCAGCATCACGGCGGTGCCGTCGCCCGCCTGGCCCGGCGTGGAGTATTGAAGCTTGTTTTTGAAGCGGCTATCGAGCAGATCTTGCCAGCTGGCCGGGGCGGCTTTCAGCAGCTTGCTGTTATAGATGAAGGTCAGGTAGTTGTTGACCAGCGGCGAGTAGCGGTCGTGGACGCCGGGGATCTGTTCGCTGCCCTGCGGCTTAAATTCGGCTAATAGCTGCTCTTTGGCGGCGCGCTGAATAAATGGCGGAACCGTCACCAGCACATCAGCCTGTGGATTGGTACGCTCTTTCGCCAGACGCTCGACAATCGCCCCGGAGCCGCCTTCAACGTACTGCACTTTGATCCCCGTTGCTTTTGTGAAGGCGTCAAATTGATTTTGATACCAGCTGTTGTCGCCATCGTGCAGACCGTCGGCGGAATAAACGGTCACCACGCCATCGGCCCAAACCGGGGCGCTGGCGAGGGCGATAGCGGATAGCAGAGCGAGTCGGGAGAGTTTCATCGTGTCAGCCTTTTCGGGTGAGTGAATTAAATGGTCTATACCAGATTGGCTTTCACGCTACCGGGGGTTTATGACAAAACGATGAATAAAGTGTGTCGAAAGGGTTAAAAACAGCAGTGCGTTACTTTCCCCGGAGGCGGCGCTTGACGCGCCTGTCCGGGCTACCAAACCAGCAGGCTGCGCGCTCCCGTAGCCCGGTCAGCGCAGCGCCACCGGGAAGCATGATGCAGAGGATTTCAACGCAGAGGCCAATCCCGGAGGCGGCGCTTGACGCGCCTGTCCGGGCTACCAAACCAGAAGACTGCTCGATCCCGTAGCCCGGTCAGCGTAGCGCCACCGGGAAGCATGATGCAGAGGATTTCAACGCAGAGGCCAATCCCGGAGGCGGCGCTTGACGCGCCTGTCCGGGCTACCAAACCAGCAGGCTGCTCGATCCCGTAGCCCGGTCAGCGTAGCGCCACCGGGAAGCATGATGCAGAGGATTTCAACGTGGAGACCGATCCCGGAGGCGGCGCTTGACGCGCCTGTCCGGGCTACCAAACCAGCAGACTGCTCGATCCCGTAGCCCGGTCAGCGTAGCGCCACCGGGAAGCAGCAGTGCCGATGTATCAGGCCCGGCGCATTCCCCGAAGGCGGTGCAA is part of the Klebsiella huaxiensis genome and encodes:
- the phnS gene encoding 2-aminoethylphosphonate ABC transporter substrate-binding protein, which encodes MKLSRLALLSAIALASAPVWADGVVTVYSADGLHDGDNSWYQNQFDAFTKATGIKVQYVEGGSGAIVERLAKERTNPQADVLVTVPPFIQRAAKEQLLAEFKPQGSEQIPGVHDRYSPLVNNYLTFIYNSKLLKAAPASWQDLLDSRFKNKLQYSTPGQAGDGTAVMLQAFHSLGSKDAGFDYLGKLQANNVGPSASTGKLTALVNKGELYVANGDLQMNLSQMARNPNVQIFWPADAKGERSALALPYTVGLVQNGPNSENGKKLINFLLDKPAQTSVSALSWGLPIRSDVAPEDANFKAAKEALDGVKSWEPNWDDVAVSLSADIARWHQVTDSE
- the phnT gene encoding 2-aminoethylphosphonate ABC transport system ATP-binding subunit PhnT, producing the protein MLMKTTASHTPLLAGTTGIILDSLRVSYHGNVVLKPLSLTIEPGEVLALIGPSGSGKTTVLRAIAGFVQPAGGRILIGDTDVTHLPPYKRGLGMVVQNYALFPHMKVEDNVAFGLRAQKQSKALIAERVNEALKIVGMADYASRYPHQLSGGQQQRVAIARAIAVRPRVLLLDEPLSALDAQIRHNMVEEIARLHRELPELTILYVTHDQTEALTLADKIGIMKDGSLIAHGETHQLYHYPPNRFAAEFLGRANILQATALKDTSGPGLVSVSCGGGLINAFSYGGQHGNNKLLCIRPQHMSLSPRTATSNRLNVTLTSVHWQGDLTHLVCDVAGEAVRIVMTHVDPLPRAGDKLALYFEPNDAVLIEV